The Triticum urartu cultivar G1812 unplaced genomic scaffold, Tu2.1 TuUngrouped_contig_6756, whole genome shotgun sequence genome contains the following window.
GACCCGTCGAGTCTCCGGTTCTTGTGACCATCTCATGTTGCGACCTATTGTAGTTCCTGGAGCTGTCGGTGAAGTAGACCTCTCCGGTTACCTGGTCGATGTCTACCCCGTTGGTGAAGCGGAGAGGTACGCCGTCAACCTCCGTGACAAGCACAGTTGCCTCCCCGCCGCCTGGCGCGACCCTCATGAGCCCCTTGTAGGCGTCGGCGATGTAGAGGTACCCGGACTTGAGGTGGAACCGCAGACCGAGCGGCCGGCCGCAGCGGCCCTCGGTGGCAGTCTCCGGGCGAAGGAGAGACGCCGTGCACGCCTCGCTGCTGTAGTCGGGGTTGTAGGTGTACGTCGACCAGCCGAGCTTGTGCCCGTTCCCTGGGacgttggcggcggcggcggtgctagGCAAGAAGAGCAGGAGCAGCACGGCTAGCGAGATCGTCGCCGCGGCGAGATCCCTCCTGCCGCTCGCCATTGTTGACTTGCTTCGCTAGCTGTTTCGAGAGCTTGTGTTTCTTTGATCGGACGTGTTGTGTGGTGTTGGCTCGATGGGGTGCCTCTGTTCTTATATAAACGCTGGAGGGGTCCGAGTCCCGGCAAGAGTCGGCCGTCCTCCTCGGCGACGGCGAGAGTACGAGTCCCTATCCGTGTCCTCGACTTATTCCGATTCTCGACCTGGTCCTTGCGAACACCGGCGATCTGGCTGCCTCGGTGCTGCTTTTTGACCGTGTGTTTTCTCCCTTCCTTTTTTTTTTCGTTGACCGAAAAAAAAACTTATACATGAACTTATGTGAATAATATTTTTAAACTTGTGTGAACGTTTTGCTTGGCAAACATTTATATTTTATTCAACTTACATGAACACTTTTTTCAAAAATGGTAGAACACATTTATCTCGTGCAAAACACTTTATCTACTGGAACGATTTTTCTGAATTTACTTGAGCAACTGTTGAACACACATGAACATTTTACTTCACATACATGAATAAATTTCATAACCGATGCTGTCATACTTCAAAGATATTTATTTGCACAAAACATACCTTGAAATCATTCATAATCATGTAAAATTGAAAATATTTTAACAAGTgacgtgaacattttttaaatacattaaCATATTACTTGCATAGCATAATATATTTTGACGTATTTTGttacacataacaatatctctCCTATAAATTGTTTTAAAGAAAATTGCGTCAACATTTTATTTGGCATGCATGTATATTTTATTAAACAATCatgaactcttttttcaaagatGTTGAAACACATTAATTCCATGCAAAACATTTTTATCTGTTGAAATATATCTTATATCTTAGCTATATCTACTAATAAAGACAATACTGCTTGTGCCCATCCATCAgaaatttttcaaaaaaaaaatgaGAATTCGTAGAATCAACCCGCTGTTTGTTTATGAggaaaattgaaaaaaaaatggTTTGCCCCCTTACTGAGCCACGTAGATATTCTGCTAGGCTTGCTCTACCGTAATTTGTTTTATGGGCTATGTATGGGCCTTCCGGATATTTGTCCATgttttttcctttccttttttttttgCTTTGACGAAAAAATTAACACAAAGTTAATCATTTTTGTTTGAAAAAAATTTAACTAGTGTCATGAACACTCACTTAAGCACAGTAAAATGCTTCATGGACTGTGTAGTAGAATAGTAGAGTATATATTAAGTTATTGTCATCTACTAAACATTTTTTGTATGTGAATAATACTTTTAAACTTGTGTGAACGTTGTGCTTGGCACACATTTATATTTTATTCAActtacatgaacatttttatcAAAGATGGTAGAACACATTTATCTCATGCAAAATACGTTATCTACTGAAGCGAGTTTTTGAATCTACGTTAATAACTTTCATAACCGATGCCATCATACTTCAAAGATATTCATTTGCACAAAACATATCTTGAAATCATTCGTAATGATGTAAAATTCAAAATATTTGAAACATTATGCACATGTCACattcttttcttttttgaacaaGAGAGGGGTCCCAAAGGGCCCAGAAACTACTTTATTCAAGTGAAAACAGCTTACCCAAGGATCTTCAAATAACATAAAATTACAACTCAACCTAAGACTTTACGAAAAAGACATGGACACGAGTTGTGGAAAGCAATTGGGTCCGTCTTATTCTAGGCTTCAATGCCAAGCCGAAATCTCCATCGCTGGGGACACTATCGCTTGGGATGAAGACTAAGGCATCACTCTGTTTCTAGCCCTTGCTGGAGAGAGAGGAGAAAAAAGTGTCGAGTTGTTTCCAAGCTACCTCCCGTCAGGCATCATAGCCAGGAGGAATAAAGGGAGACCATGAATCATTAAGTGGTTGGAACTCATGAGGGTCGCCCTTCATGCAGAATGGAGAACGATGAAGCGGCTGAAGCCGGAAGACTACTTCCAAAACCGGTAGGATTCAAAGAACATCGTAGCTTCACCGTGGCACCTCATTGAGGATGAGATCGCATCAAAGGAGCTGCACTTGCTCCGGTTCCAATGCCGGAGACCCGCCTCTGGCCCGAGGTCAATCTAAATGAGCTGGGAATAGACTCAATGGTTGCCTCTCTTCCCCCCACCACCACGACAAAACTACTAGGGAGGGAGCATCCTCCATATTCACCAGATCCACCCGCCTCTCGGGCTTATTTGGAGATCTCTCTTGGATCCGTCGTCGGTGGCTGTCATCCTCCAAGGAGAACAATCATAAGAGATGGAAGGCAACCATCGGATGCTACTTGCTAGCGGGTCTCCGATACAACATAAAAATAAAGAACGCACAAGGACAACAACTAACCTACACCAAATCGTATAACTACTATATACAAGGATCTCCGAGCACCCCCCCCCTATATATATTGCCTTTGGTTGGTGGCGTCGACCGACAATATACAGGCTTGGACCGAGCCCATAAGCTTCACATCGACTCTCAACGGTGGACGCCGAGTGATGAGATATTCCATCCTTTCACATTTATTTCCCTTGCTTCACCCGCGCTCGGCTAGGAATCGACTAGCAATCGGACATTGCACAAATAATTGCATGGcatgttgataacccacaagtatagggatcgcaatagttttcgataagtaagagtgtcgaacccaacgaggagctaaaggtagaacaaatattccctcaagttctatcgaccaccgatacaactctaagcacgcttgacattcgctttacctagaacaagtatgaaactagaagtactttgtaacaccccagatatgactttcccaatatgtattccaactcttgccgtttccggccttaagttattttattttctcgggtttgggtttttgtctccgtgtgttgttgttgttgtcatgcatctcatatcatgtcatcatgtgcattgcatttccatacgtgttcatctcatgcagtcgagcattttccccgttgtccgttttgcattccggcgcttcgttctcctctggtggtcatttctacctttctttcgtgtgtggggattaaacatttccggattggaccgagacttgccaagcggccttggtttactaccggtagaccgcctgtcaagtttcgtaccatttggacttcgtttgatactccaacggttaaccgagggaccgaaaag
Protein-coding sequences here:
- the LOC125531050 gene encoding protein STRICTOSIDINE SYNTHASE-LIKE 10-like, which codes for MASGRRDLAAATISLAVLLLLFLPSTAAAANVPGNGHKLGWSTYTYNPDYSSEACTASLLRPETATEGRCGRPLGLRFHLKSGYLYIADAYKGLMRVAPGGGEATVLVTEVDGVPLRFTNGVDIDQVTGEVYFTDSSRNYNRSQHEMVTRTGDSTGRLLRYDPRTGKAVVLQVDITYPNGLAISADRTHLVISSTGPCKLLRYWIKGSKAGTMELFADLAGYPDNVRPDKKGGYWVALHREKAELPFGVDSHLLALRIDADGKIIEEMRGPKGVRPTEVVERKGGRLFMGSVELHYVSVVTRK